One window of Desulfovibrio sp. genomic DNA carries:
- a CDS encoding sulfite exporter TauE/SafE family protein, with protein MLVALAVSSFLVGTLIGATGVGGVLLIPAIMFFGGLGTHEAMATALFSFLFAGIVATVSYQRYGTIDWRVTLPVVAGSFLSGYAGAYVGAYVPARALNIVLACLIIFSSLYSMLPARQGMGLAQRLSQRGNTLLLFGIGLFTGFLCGMTGAGGGIVSVPVMLLFSYAPLQCIATSQVLQMVISVSGSASNMSNGFISYSMVWWITLCELVGIGVGAHIAHRVPVRLLKRMVSGLCMAIGLFIAWRALC; from the coding sequence ATGCTTGTGGCCCTTGCTGTTTCGTCCTTTCTTGTTGGTACGCTTATTGGCGCAACTGGCGTAGGCGGCGTGCTGCTCATACCCGCCATCATGTTTTTTGGCGGGCTGGGAACGCACGAAGCCATGGCTACGGCCCTGTTCAGTTTTCTGTTTGCGGGCATTGTGGCAACGGTGAGCTACCAGCGCTACGGAACCATCGACTGGCGGGTTACCCTGCCCGTTGTGGCCGGCAGCTTTTTGTCCGGCTATGCGGGCGCGTATGTGGGGGCGTATGTTCCAGCGCGGGCGCTCAATATCGTACTGGCCTGCCTGATCATTTTTTCAAGTCTGTATTCCATGCTGCCAGCGCGGCAGGGCATGGGGCTGGCGCAGCGGCTGAGCCAAAGGGGCAACACCCTGCTGCTGTTTGGCATAGGACTGTTCACCGGATTTTTGTGCGGCATGACGGGCGCTGGTGGGGGTATAGTGTCTGTGCCGGTGATGCTGCTTTTCAGCTACGCGCCCCTGCAGTGCATTGCCACAAGCCAGGTCTTGCAGATGGTCATTTCTGTCTCTGGCTCGGCCAGCAACATGAGTAATGGTTTCATTTCCTATTCCATGGTCTGGTGGATCACCCTCTGCGAGCTTGTGGGCATTGGCGTGGGCGCACACATTGCCCACCGCGTGCCGGTACGCCTGCTCAAGCGCATGGTCAGCGGCCTGTGCATGGCCATTGGCCTGTTCATAGCATGGCGGGCGCTGTGCTGA
- a CDS encoding amidohydrolase family protein: MNVIDFRFRPNTPEIINGIKNSAMFKAACKAIGFDARKPQPLDEIVADLNNLGVELGVITGRDCETTYGFPANNNSVLEFCRAYPDKFVGFWGIDPHKKMDAVREIERVVADYGMKGIAIDPYLAHIPASEARFYPLYTKCCELNIPVFITMAPPPQVPGAILEYADPRDVDKVARDFPELTLIMSHGGYPFVNEAIYTCLRNANVYMDISEYERAPMVDVYVRAMNDLIPDKVLFASAHPFVELADALDAYKHFDLTEEARRKVMYENARRVLGLS; encoded by the coding sequence ATGAACGTGATTGACTTTCGCTTTCGCCCAAACACGCCAGAAATCATTAACGGTATCAAAAACAGCGCCATGTTCAAGGCGGCCTGCAAGGCCATTGGATTTGACGCACGCAAGCCCCAGCCTCTTGACGAGATTGTGGCAGACCTGAACAATCTTGGTGTGGAACTTGGGGTCATAACTGGTCGTGACTGCGAAACCACGTACGGATTTCCGGCCAACAACAACAGCGTTCTGGAATTTTGCCGGGCCTATCCCGACAAGTTTGTGGGGTTCTGGGGCATTGACCCTCACAAAAAGATGGACGCGGTGCGCGAAATTGAGCGCGTGGTTGCCGATTACGGCATGAAGGGTATTGCCATCGACCCTTACCTTGCGCACATTCCCGCTTCAGAGGCCAGGTTTTATCCGTTGTACACCAAGTGCTGCGAACTGAATATTCCTGTGTTCATCACCATGGCCCCGCCGCCGCAGGTTCCGGGTGCCATTCTGGAATACGCAGACCCGCGCGATGTGGACAAGGTTGCCAGAGATTTTCCCGAGCTGACGCTCATCATGAGCCACGGCGGGTACCCCTTTGTAAACGAGGCCATTTACACCTGCCTGCGTAACGCCAACGTTTACATGGATATTTCTGAATACGAACGCGCACCCATGGTTGATGTGTATGTGCGCGCCATGAACGATCTCATTCCCGACAAGGTACTTTTTGCCAGCGCCCACCCCTTTGTGGAGCTGGCCGACGCTCTTGATGCCTACAAGCACTTTGATCTTACCGAAGAAGCCCGCCGCAAGGTCATGTACGAAAACGCCCGCCGCGTGCTGGGCCTGTCATAA
- a CDS encoding 2-hydroxycarboxylate transporter family protein, translating to MQTVENNHSGAGAEGLWDKLLNFKIGPVPLPAYLFFAAVIFLASYYGKLPKDMIGGFAVMLILGILLGDMGLRLPVLKDIGGPAILSIFVPSVLVFYGLLDGPAKEAVFHFTGGKGGGANFLYFYIASLVTGSILGMLRQVLIQGFLRMFVPLILGTLASCIVGTGVGTLLGHGVFESFFYIVVPIISGGVGEGILPLSAGYAEIQGVDPGKFIAMVAPAAMLGNVTAIICAGMLRRYAIKHPESTGNGKLVRMGGDDLLPTEGKEVIDVTILGMGLLTACCFYLFGMLVNMIIPIPAPIIMILSAAIVKALGIMPAIVEKAAKQFYLFVSKNLTWALLVGIGVCYTPWKDVVAVIQPSYVITVVATVLSMVACGFFTARFLNMYPVESALVTACHSGLGGTGDVAILSASARMELMPFAQISTRIGGASVVVMAVILMRIFYAG from the coding sequence ATGCAAACCGTAGAAAACAATCATTCTGGAGCCGGTGCGGAAGGGCTTTGGGACAAGCTGCTCAACTTCAAGATCGGTCCCGTGCCGCTTCCGGCCTATCTGTTTTTTGCCGCAGTGATCTTTTTGGCCTCGTATTACGGCAAACTGCCCAAGGATATGATTGGCGGTTTTGCCGTGATGCTGATTCTGGGCATACTGCTGGGCGACATGGGCTTGCGCCTGCCTGTGCTCAAGGATATTGGCGGGCCCGCCATTCTTTCCATCTTTGTGCCCTCTGTGCTGGTATTTTACGGCCTGCTTGACGGCCCGGCCAAGGAAGCCGTTTTTCACTTTACCGGCGGCAAGGGCGGCGGCGCCAACTTTCTGTATTTTTATATCGCCAGCCTGGTGACGGGCAGTATTCTGGGCATGCTGCGGCAGGTGCTCATTCAGGGCTTTCTGCGCATGTTTGTACCCCTGATTCTGGGTACGCTGGCAAGCTGTATCGTGGGCACGGGCGTTGGTACGCTGCTGGGCCACGGCGTATTTGAAAGCTTCTTCTACATTGTTGTTCCCATCATTTCCGGCGGCGTGGGCGAGGGAATTCTGCCTCTTTCGGCCGGTTATGCCGAAATCCAGGGCGTTGATCCCGGCAAGTTCATTGCCATGGTGGCCCCGGCTGCCATGCTGGGCAACGTGACGGCCATCATCTGCGCGGGCATGCTGCGCCGCTACGCCATCAAGCATCCCGAAAGCACGGGCAACGGCAAGCTGGTACGCATGGGTGGCGACGACCTGTTGCCCACTGAAGGCAAGGAAGTCATCGACGTTACCATTCTGGGCATGGGCCTGCTCACCGCCTGCTGCTTCTACCTGTTCGGCATGCTGGTGAACATGATCATTCCCATTCCCGCACCCATCATCATGATTCTGTCTGCCGCCATCGTAAAGGCTCTGGGCATCATGCCCGCCATTGTTGAAAAGGCCGCCAAGCAGTTCTACCTCTTTGTTTCCAAAAACCTCACCTGGGCGCTGCTGGTGGGTATTGGCGTGTGCTACACCCCCTGGAAGGACGTGGTGGCCGTTATCCAGCCCAGCTACGTCATCACGGTTGTTGCCACGGTGCTCTCCATGGTTGCCTGCGGCTTCTTTACCGCCCGCTTCCTCAACATGTACCCCGTGGAATCTGCCCTCGTTACCGCTTGCCACAGCGGCCTTGGCGGCACGGGCGACGTGGCCATTCTCTCCGCCTCGGCCCGCATGGAGCTGATGCCCTTTGCTCAGATTTCCACGCGTATCGGCGGCGCTTCGGTGGTGGTCATGGCAGTTATTCTCATGCGCATTTTTTACGCGGGCTAG
- the citD gene encoding citrate lyase acyl carrier protein: MSAHVSAVAGTLESNDILVTISSTGGSANSVSLSSIVISQFGPAIRAVIDQCLEASGLSGVEVTVQDKGALECTIKARMETAIARYKEKM; the protein is encoded by the coding sequence ATGAGCGCACACGTGAGCGCAGTGGCGGGTACACTGGAATCAAACGACATTCTTGTAACCATCAGCAGCACCGGCGGCAGCGCCAACAGCGTGAGCCTGTCGAGCATTGTCATAAGCCAGTTTGGCCCGGCCATCAGGGCGGTCATTGACCAGTGCCTTGAAGCCTCGGGCCTTTCTGGCGTGGAGGTAACCGTGCAGGACAAGGGCGCGCTGGAGTGCACCATCAAGGCCCGCATGGAAACGGCCATCGCCCGCTACAAGGAGAAGATGTGA
- a CDS encoding MFS transporter: MSNAVDKATAQANLRRVVISSLMGAVIEWYDFFLYGVVAGLVFNKLFFPSFSSGVGTILAFATFAVGFVARPLGGFIFGHFGDKIGRKKMLILTLEIMGVATVLIGCIPSFDSIGIWAPILLVTCRIAQGIGLGGEWGGAVLMAFESAPAHKRAFYGSLPQIGLSLGLMLASGVIGLLSWLLPDEAFIAWGWRVAFVLSAVLVLVGAYIRTSVQETQDFASAKKHVEKIRYPMIDAFKRYPKTLLACVGARFVEGIAFNVFGVFSLTYLTNTCGVNRTVALMAVVVASGVMACFIPMWGAMADRVGKGRIFGTAALLLGITSFPVFWVLHNYATTNLFFVYLAIIVPFGIIYAAAYASMASLFSDSFDPSVRYSSISFVYQFSGIFASGLTPMIATMLVQANGSQPWYLCGYLLVAGFISTIATMWLGTIRERNDLPHTDSAANEAEAPAQASVSDAAV, encoded by the coding sequence ATGAGCAACGCTGTTGATAAAGCAACCGCACAGGCAAACCTGCGCCGCGTAGTTATTTCTTCGCTGATGGGCGCTGTCATCGAATGGTACGACTTTTTTCTTTATGGCGTAGTTGCCGGGCTTGTGTTCAACAAGCTGTTTTTCCCGTCCTTTTCGTCGGGCGTAGGCACCATCCTGGCTTTTGCGACCTTTGCCGTGGGCTTTGTGGCCCGTCCTCTTGGCGGTTTTATCTTTGGGCACTTTGGCGACAAGATCGGCCGCAAAAAAATGCTCATTCTCACCCTTGAAATCATGGGTGTCGCCACAGTGCTTATTGGCTGCATTCCCTCCTTTGACAGCATCGGCATCTGGGCGCCCATCCTGCTGGTTACCTGCCGTATCGCCCAGGGCATTGGCCTTGGCGGCGAATGGGGCGGCGCGGTGCTCATGGCCTTTGAATCTGCCCCTGCCCACAAGCGCGCCTTTTACGGCAGCCTGCCCCAGATTGGCCTTTCCCTTGGCCTGATGCTGGCCTCTGGCGTGATCGGCCTGCTCTCCTGGCTGCTGCCCGACGAAGCCTTCATCGCCTGGGGCTGGCGCGTGGCCTTTGTGCTGAGCGCCGTGCTGGTGCTGGTTGGCGCGTACATCCGTACCTCCGTGCAGGAAACCCAGGACTTTGCCAGCGCCAAGAAGCATGTGGAAAAGATCCGCTACCCCATGATCGACGCCTTCAAGCGTTACCCCAAGACCCTGCTGGCCTGCGTGGGTGCCCGCTTTGTGGAAGGTATCGCCTTCAACGTGTTCGGCGTGTTCTCCCTGACCTATCTTACCAACACCTGCGGTGTTAACCGTACCGTGGCCCTCATGGCCGTGGTGGTTGCCTCTGGCGTGATGGCCTGCTTTATCCCCATGTGGGGTGCCATGGCCGACCGTGTGGGCAAGGGCCGCATTTTCGGTACTGCCGCTCTGCTGCTTGGCATCACCTCCTTCCCCGTGTTCTGGGTGCTGCACAACTACGCCACCACCAACCTGTTCTTTGTGTACCTTGCCATCATCGTGCCCTTCGGCATCATCTACGCCGCTGCTTACGCCAGCATGGCCAGCCTGTTCTCCGACAGCTTCGACCCCTCTGTGCGTTACTCGAGCATCTCTTTTGTGTACCAGTTCTCCGGCATCTTTGCCTCTGGTCTCACACCCATGATCGCCACCATGCTGGTGCAGGCCAACGGTTCGCAGCCCTGGTACCTGTGTGGTTACCTGCTGGTGGCGGGCTTTATCAGCACCATCGCCACCATGTGGCTCGGAACCATCCGCGAACGCAACGACCTGCCGCATACTGATTCTGCGGCCAACGAGGCCGAGGCTCCTGCCCAGGCTTCTGTGAGCGACGCGGCCGTATAG